GATCGGAGTTTTAAAATTTCACCGATCCTGGATTGTAGCGTAGCGAAATTCTAGGCTACTGTTGCTAACGAGTCGCTCGCAAGTTGGTTTTTATTTCGATTGAAGATGAGGTGATAATAATGAAACTTATTTATATCGATGAATCGGGTAATACTGGTACAAGGTCAGATGATATAAATCAACCCTATCATTTATTATCAGCTTTAATTGTTGATGATAATCAAGTGCATTCTATTGAAAATGATCTGCGTATGCTTGGAATTAAACATTTTGGCGCAGTTTCGCGAAATACTGATTTTGAATTTCACGGCTACGAAATTCATAAGGGAAAAGGTCGTTATTTTTCAAAGTTAAAAATTGAGCAACGTATTGATGTGATAAATGATTTAATAAATGTTATCAAAACAAATAATCTTCAAATTATTTATACTATTATTGATAAGCAGAAAAGCAATGCAAAATTGCATCCTCACCAATTAGCATTCCTTTTTCTTATAGAGCGTATAGAGGATTATTTGGATAATGAAAATTCGTTAGGCTTATTAAT
The Legionellales bacterium genome window above contains:
- a CDS encoding DUF3800 domain-containing protein: MKLIYIDESGNTGTRSDDINQPYHLLSALIVDDNQVHSIENDLRMLGIKHFGAVSRNTDFEFHGYEIHKGKGRYFSKLKIEQRIDVINDLINVIKTNNLQIIYTIIDKQKSNAKLHPHQLAFLFLIERIEDYLDNENSLGLLIADENRDIEQRLIDDLERFKTIDTGFGYRPTKANHIVDSIHFVKSYNNHLIQLVDIVAYLLLREKRVIEELSKTYKEQSSGCAEVYPPQEWVDKNASKRQKIELEHANLLTKQIVARKEFP